CATCCCAAGCGTTAGATGAAGCAACAGAAAAACGAGATAAATTAACAGTAGAACTTGATTTCCTTCGCAATCAATTTGGAATTTTGAAATTAGAATTGCGAGATGCGATCGCAACTAAAGAAAATCTCACCACCTCCCTTCCAGTTCTACCTTAATTAATCTAACTTCTTGAGTTCTAAAATCGTCAGAATCTTAAGCTGCTACGCATCTAAATTTGATATTTTGTAGGCTAGAGTCCTTGCAGCAAGGGTTTTGGGCAAAAAAATTAACTGCGTGACAGCTTACTGCATTCGATCAATGGTTCGATATTGAATCGCCTCAGCAACATGGGGCGGTTTAATATTCTCTTCCCCGGCTAAATCTGCAATAGTTCGGGCTACTTTTAAAATGCGATCGCTCGCCCTTGCAGATAACCCCAATTTTCTAATTGCATTTTCTAATAAACTCTGTCCAACACTATCTAATTGACACCATTTTTGAATATGACGACTTTGCATTTCTGCATTCGATTTTAATTGCGGTTCTTCCTGAAATCGTTGACAAGTTCGTTCACGAGCTTTGATCACTCGTTCTCGAATTTTAGAAGAACTTTCCCCTTGAGATTGTTGTAGAATTTCTTCGGGTTTCAAACGATTAACCGCCACTTGCAAATCAATTCGATCCATCAATGGCCCTGATAATTTTGCCCAATATTGTTCTCGTTGACGAGGAGAACAAGTACAAGGTTGAATTGTATCCCCATAATAACCACAGGGGCAAGGGTTTGTACTGGCAACTAACGTAAATTTAGCCGGAAATATAACCGATTGTTTAGTTCGGGAAACTGTTACAAATCCATCCTCTAACGGTTGTCTTAAAAACTCTAAAACATCCCGTTTAAATTCCGTTAGCTCATCAGCAAACAACACGCCGCGATGGGCTAAAGAAATCTCCCCTGGTTTCGGATAGGTTCCTCCTCCAACTAAAGAAGGGCCAGAAGCGGAATGATGGGGACTTCTAAAGGGGCGATCGCTCACTAAAGTTCCCCGATTTTTTAATAATCCAGCCACCGAATAAATCCGAGTTACTTCTAAAGATTCTTCAAAACTTAAAGGCGGTAAAATCCCCGGTAAACGACGAGCTAACATCGTTTTTCCGCTTCCGGGTGGCCCGACAAAAATTAAATTATGTCCGCCCGTTGCTGCAATTTCTAACGCCCTGCGAGCGTGAGCTTGTCCTTTAACTTCACTTAAATCTAAGCCAATTGTTATTTTTTGAGCTAATAAATCCGTTGCTGTTAATTTAACAGGTTGGTAATGTTGGGGATGATTTAAAAAATCAGCGACATCTAATAAACTTTTAAATCCATAAACCGATAATCCCTGAACAACTGCTGCTTCTTGAACATTATCTTCAGGAACCACTAACCCTATAATTCCCATGTTTGCCGCCGCCGCCGCAATAGGAAGCACACCTGCAACGGGTCTTAAGCTACCATCTAAACTCACCTCACCTAAAAATAAAAAATCTCCTAATAAATCCGGTTTAATTTGTTCTGATGCTGCTAGAATTCCAATACTAATTGGCAGGTCAAAACTCGGCCCTTCTTTGCGTAAATCCGCAGGGGTTAAATTAATCACAATATTACGCATCGGGAAAGCATACCCGGCATTTTTCAACGTCGCTTTTACCCGTTCTCGTGATTCCTGAACCGCCGCATCGGGAAGTCCCAACACCGTAATTTTAGGCAGTCCCCCGGAAATATCGACTTCAACCCCGACTTTAACGGCATCAATCCCAACAATACAGGCACTCCAAACCCTGGCTAACATGGTGTTTAATTTTGATAATTTGTTCCTTTTCTATATTCTGCTATAAGTGACGTAAGCTCTACGATTAACGGTAGACTTGCAAGTAATAGCAACTGCACCGATACAGATATGACTGATACGATTTTTAGCAAAATTATTCGTCGGGAGATTCCGGCTGATATTGTTTATGAGGATGATATGTGCCTCGCCTTTCGGGATATTGCCCCTCAAGCCCCCGTTCATATTCTGGTAATTCCTAAAAAACCCATTCCTAAACTTGCTGATGCGACATCTGAAGACCATGCCCTGATGGGACATTTGCTGCTGAAGGTAAAACAGGTCGCTGAAGAAGCGGGACTGGAGAACGGTTATCGCGTTGTCATTAATACGGGTGTCGATGGCGGACAAACCGTTGATCATCTTCATCTGCATATTCTTGGGGGTCGTTATATGGAATGGCCTCCGGGTTAAGTGCTTTGGGCGAGAGAACCTCGCCCCTACATCCCGCACCCTTTCTATAAGTTCTTCTTATCCTATAAATTTACAAAAATTTTCTTAAAACCACTTTACAAAACGCAATCATCTGTGTCATATTACTAATCAAGGTAGAGAAAACACTACCGACGTACCTCGAAAAATACATAGCAATACATACCCAACATGACAACCACGATTCAGCAACGCGAAAGCGCCTCAATCTGGGAACGGTTTTGTAACTGGGTCACATCCACCAACAACCGCATTTATGTGGGCTGGTTCGGTGTTCTGATGATTCCGACCTTGTTAACCGCCACCATCTGCTACATCATCGCCTTCATCGCTGCTCCCCCAGTGGACATCGATGGTATCCGTGAACCCGTCGCTGGTTCACTGTTATACGGAAACAACATCATCTCTGGTGCTGTTGTTCCTTCCTCTAACGCCATCGGCTTACACTTCTATCCCATCTGGGAAGCAGCTTCATTAGATGAATGGCTGTACAACGGTGGCCCCTACCAGTTAGTGATTTTCCACTTCTTCATCGGCATTTTATGCTACATGGGTCGGGAGTGGGAATTATCCTACCGTTTAGGGATGCGTCCTTGGATCTGCGTCGCCTACTCTGCACCTGTTGCAGCCGCCGCCGCAGTTTTCCTGATCTATCCCATCGGTCAAGGTTCATTCTCTGACGGTATGCCCCTGGGTATCTCTGGAACCTTCAACTTCATGTTAGTGTTCCAAGCCGAGCACAA
The window above is part of the Planktothrix sp. FACHB-1365 genome. Proteins encoded here:
- the psbA gene encoding photosystem II q(b) protein — encoded protein: MTTTIQQRESASIWERFCNWVTSTNNRIYVGWFGVLMIPTLLTATICYIIAFIAAPPVDIDGIREPVAGSLLYGNNIISGAVVPSSNAIGLHFYPIWEAASLDEWLYNGGPYQLVIFHFFIGILCYMGREWELSYRLGMRPWICVAYSAPVAAAAAVFLIYPIGQGSFSDGMPLGISGTFNFMLVFQAEHNILMHPFHMLGVAGVFGGSLFSAMHGSLVTSSLVRETTETESQNYGYKFGQEEETYNIVAAHGYFGRLIFQYASFNNSRSLHFFLGAWPVVGIWFTALGVSTMAFNLNGFNFNQSIIDSTGRVINTWADVLNRANLGMEVMHERNAHNFPLDLASGESAPVALVAPSING
- a CDS encoding histidine triad nucleotide-binding protein, with product MTDTIFSKIIRREIPADIVYEDDMCLAFRDIAPQAPVHILVIPKKPIPKLADATSEDHALMGHLLLKVKQVAEEAGLENGYRVVINTGVDGGQTVDHLHLHILGGRYMEWPPG
- a CDS encoding YifB family Mg chelatase-like AAA ATPase, translated to MLARVWSACIVGIDAVKVGVEVDISGGLPKITVLGLPDAAVQESRERVKATLKNAGYAFPMRNIVINLTPADLRKEGPSFDLPISIGILAASEQIKPDLLGDFLFLGEVSLDGSLRPVAGVLPIAAAAANMGIIGLVVPEDNVQEAAVVQGLSVYGFKSLLDVADFLNHPQHYQPVKLTATDLLAQKITIGLDLSEVKGQAHARRALEIAATGGHNLIFVGPPGSGKTMLARRLPGILPPLSFEESLEVTRIYSVAGLLKNRGTLVSDRPFRSPHHSASGPSLVGGGTYPKPGEISLAHRGVLFADELTEFKRDVLEFLRQPLEDGFVTVSRTKQSVIFPAKFTLVASTNPCPCGYYGDTIQPCTCSPRQREQYWAKLSGPLMDRIDLQVAVNRLKPEEILQQSQGESSSKIRERVIKARERTCQRFQEEPQLKSNAEMQSRHIQKWCQLDSVGQSLLENAIRKLGLSARASDRILKVARTIADLAGEENIKPPHVAEAIQYRTIDRMQ